One Candidatus Acidiferrales bacterium genomic region harbors:
- a CDS encoding histone deacetylase: MPFKLIYSDRYDLNLGAHVFPSQKYRLVRDELLTEGLAEENDFVAPKAASDEDVLRVHCKDYVHKLKTGGLSYLEIIRMEVPYSKELIEACWLAAGGSIEAGKRALADGCAANLGGGFHHAYADHGEGFCVIHDVAIAIRHLQAVSAIETAMTIDTDVHQGNGTAAIFADDETVYTFSIHQENNYPHPKPPSNLDVNLPDGTGDDDYLAILENNLARAFDEFHPQLIFYIAGADPYREDQLGGLALTMEGLRRRDDLVFHYARRHRVPVAVTLAGGYARLVGDTVRIHVNTILAAQDSVLRKTHSVA, from the coding sequence ATGCCATTCAAATTAATTTATAGCGATCGCTACGATTTGAACCTGGGCGCGCACGTTTTTCCCTCGCAGAAGTACCGGCTGGTACGCGACGAGCTATTAACGGAGGGACTGGCTGAAGAAAACGACTTTGTCGCGCCGAAGGCGGCATCGGATGAAGACGTCTTGCGTGTTCATTGTAAGGATTATGTGCACAAACTGAAAACCGGCGGGCTGAGCTATCTCGAGATTATACGAATGGAGGTGCCGTACTCGAAGGAGCTCATCGAGGCGTGCTGGCTGGCGGCGGGAGGGTCCATCGAGGCAGGGAAACGGGCGCTGGCGGATGGATGCGCGGCGAATCTCGGGGGCGGATTTCACCACGCGTATGCGGACCATGGGGAAGGATTCTGCGTGATTCACGATGTGGCGATCGCAATCCGGCATTTGCAAGCTGTGAGCGCAATCGAAACGGCGATGACCATTGATACGGACGTGCATCAAGGGAATGGAACGGCGGCGATTTTCGCCGACGATGAGACGGTCTACACATTTTCGATTCATCAGGAGAACAACTATCCGCATCCGAAGCCGCCTTCGAATTTGGATGTAAATTTGCCGGACGGGACGGGGGACGACGATTACCTGGCAATTCTCGAAAACAATCTTGCGCGCGCGTTCGATGAATTTCATCCGCAGCTCATTTTTTACATCGCGGGAGCGGATCCGTACCGCGAAGATCAGCTCGGAGGATTGGCGCTGACGATGGAAGGGCTGCGGCGGCGAGACGATCTAGTCTTCCATTACGCGCGGCGGCATCGTGTGCCGGTGGCTGTGACGTTGGCGGGCGGATACGCGCGGCTTGTGGGCGATACGGTGCGCATCCACGTGAATACGATTCTTGCGGCGCAGGATTCCGTTTTGCGAAAAACGCATTCCGTGGCGTGA
- a CDS encoding TonB-dependent receptor has protein sequence MRPFRFLLMFLLAFVCSAIAFATIFGVVQGVVHDPDHRPIPGADVVMKSATSALSFTAKSDQNGEFRFEAVPIGDYIVTISLSGFTTIQQKITVLSGTSPVLHFPLELASLSQKITVSATPEPASVDTVTPTTLVSRKNIAQTPGADRTNSLQMITDYVPGAYVTHDQLHIRGGHQASWLIDGIPIPNTNIASNLGPQIDPQDIDYLEVQRGSYDAEYGDRTYGIFNVVTRTGWERNNEGGVVTSFGNSFQTNDEVNFGSHTDRLAYFASLSGNRSDYGLQTPVSSIYHDAENGYGGFGSIIFNVDAANQLRFVTSLRRDYYQIPYDPNASDSENQIFNSSGLRDGQRESDAVVDFSWVHTIHSRMLLTLSPFYHYNRANYQGSPSDFPISTTDDRGSDYAGGQTTFSFSFAKNDAQAGFYGFWQHDSQFFGLIFNDPSNPNPAINQSEPASGSLEEEFIEDKFSATSWLTFVGGVRQSHFSGSPAQAGASPPIVENATSPRIGVAIRVPRVHWVLHGFYGHFYQAPPLVTASGPLLNFVNSNNLGFIPLHGERDEEHQFGVTIPLRSWSLDADNFQTRAQNFFDHNNVGNSGVFFPLTIQQALIRGWELTLRSPLLWSAVQMHLAYSNQIAEGEGAITGGLTNFTLPSGYFPLDHDQRNTLNIGMNANLPHQIFAGANAYYGSGFTNGQYNPPAVPNLYLPGHTSIDISLGKNFGERFSASVDALNIANRRLLTDNSITFGGFHYDDPREIYVELRYRFHY, from the coding sequence GTGCGTCCGTTTCGATTTCTATTGATGTTTCTTCTCGCGTTCGTTTGCAGCGCCATCGCTTTCGCCACAATTTTCGGCGTCGTCCAGGGAGTCGTCCATGATCCCGATCACCGCCCGATCCCCGGCGCCGACGTCGTCATGAAATCCGCGACTTCGGCTTTGTCTTTCACAGCAAAATCCGACCAAAACGGGGAATTCCGCTTCGAAGCCGTCCCCATCGGCGACTACATCGTCACCATAAGCCTCTCAGGCTTCACGACAATCCAGCAGAAAATCACCGTTCTGTCCGGCACTTCACCAGTTCTTCACTTCCCTCTCGAACTCGCCTCCTTGAGCCAGAAAATCACGGTTTCCGCGACGCCGGAGCCTGCCAGCGTTGACACAGTCACTCCCACGACGCTCGTCAGCCGAAAAAATATAGCCCAAACTCCCGGCGCTGACCGCACCAACAGCCTGCAAATGATCACCGACTACGTTCCCGGCGCCTACGTCACCCATGATCAGCTTCACATTCGCGGCGGCCATCAAGCGAGTTGGCTCATCGATGGCATTCCCATCCCCAATACGAACATTGCCAGCAATCTTGGCCCGCAAATCGATCCGCAGGACATCGATTATCTCGAGGTTCAGCGCGGCAGCTATGACGCCGAATATGGCGACCGTACCTACGGAATCTTCAACGTCGTCACGCGGACCGGCTGGGAGCGCAACAACGAGGGCGGCGTCGTCACGAGCTTCGGGAATTCCTTTCAGACCAACGATGAAGTCAATTTCGGAAGTCACACGGACAGGCTTGCCTATTTCGCCAGTCTCAGTGGCAATCGCAGCGATTATGGCCTTCAAACTCCCGTCAGTTCCATCTACCACGACGCCGAAAACGGCTACGGCGGCTTTGGCTCCATCATCTTCAATGTCGATGCGGCCAACCAGCTCCGATTCGTCACGTCATTGCGCCGCGATTACTACCAGATCCCCTACGATCCCAACGCCAGCGATTCAGAAAATCAGATATTCAATAGCAGCGGTCTTCGCGACGGCCAGCGCGAATCCGATGCCGTCGTCGATTTTTCCTGGGTGCACACGATCCACTCGCGCATGCTGCTGACACTCTCGCCCTTCTACCATTACAATCGCGCCAATTATCAAGGCTCGCCCAGTGACTTTCCGATCAGCACTACCGACGACCGCGGCTCCGACTATGCTGGCGGACAAACCACCTTCAGTTTCAGTTTTGCGAAAAATGACGCACAGGCGGGCTTCTACGGTTTCTGGCAACACGACAGTCAGTTCTTCGGTCTCATCTTCAATGATCCCAGCAATCCTAACCCGGCCATTAATCAGAGTGAGCCAGCCTCAGGCAGTCTCGAAGAGGAGTTCATCGAAGACAAGTTCAGCGCCACGTCCTGGCTGACTTTCGTGGGCGGCGTTCGCCAGTCGCACTTCTCAGGCAGTCCGGCCCAAGCCGGCGCTAGCCCGCCCATCGTCGAAAATGCGACAAGCCCGCGCATCGGGGTCGCCATTCGCGTTCCGCGCGTGCATTGGGTCCTCCACGGTTTCTACGGCCATTTTTATCAGGCTCCGCCGCTTGTCACCGCTTCCGGCCCGTTGCTGAATTTCGTCAATAGCAATAATTTAGGTTTCATTCCGCTTCACGGCGAACGCGACGAAGAGCATCAGTTCGGCGTCACGATTCCGCTCCGCTCATGGTCCCTTGACGCCGATAATTTCCAGACCCGCGCGCAGAACTTCTTTGACCACAACAACGTCGGCAACTCCGGCGTCTTTTTCCCTCTGACGATTCAGCAAGCTCTGATTCGTGGTTGGGAGCTGACTCTGCGTTCGCCGCTTCTCTGGAGTGCTGTTCAGATGCATCTCGCCTATTCGAACCAAATTGCGGAAGGGGAAGGCGCCATCACTGGCGGCCTCACCAATTTTACCCTGCCCTCTGGTTACTTTCCTTTGGATCATGACCAGCGGAACACGCTCAATATTGGTATGAACGCCAATCTTCCACATCAGATTTTTGCTGGAGCGAATGCTTATTACGGTTCAGGCTTCACAAACGGCCAGTACAATCCGCCCGCCGTCCCGAATCTCTATCTTCCCGGCCACACGTCCATTGACATTTCGCTTGGGAAGAATTTTGGCGAGCGTTTTTCGGCCTCTGTGGACGCTCTCAACATCGCCAACCGCCGCCTGTTGACCGACAATAGCATCACATTTGGCGGTTTCCATTACGATGACCCGCGCGAGATTTACGTCGAACTGCGCTATCGCTTCCATTATTAG
- a CDS encoding polyprenyl synthetase family protein: MREIFDLVRDDLALVEQEIAVQTGEAIQPIAEIGSYLREGGGKRLRPALLLLSAGACGYDGPSAIPLGAVVEMIHSATLIHDDVIDGANTRRGRPSANARWGNHMSVLAGDWLYMQSFKIALEERNFDVLDILIQLTQNMVEGELLQLTCLDRIDLSEREATDLSYRKTACLFSGCAELGAVLAGCDDSTRQALAEYGRKAGLAFQLVDDLLDFTASPEKLGKPVLSDLKEGKVTLPLIFALRNGTSGNGAGHSGHRSGRELVATVLREKDFQSVKPEEITSLVRNSGALEHSRQLAVEYASRAKACLDVCKDSDYRRALLSVPDFILERES, encoded by the coding sequence GTGCGAGAGATTTTTGATCTGGTGCGCGACGACCTGGCGCTGGTCGAGCAGGAGATTGCCGTGCAGACGGGCGAAGCCATTCAGCCGATCGCGGAAATCGGAAGCTATTTGCGCGAAGGCGGAGGCAAGCGGCTGCGTCCGGCGCTGCTGCTGCTTTCTGCCGGAGCCTGCGGGTATGATGGGCCGAGCGCAATTCCGCTCGGCGCCGTGGTGGAGATGATTCACAGCGCGACGCTGATTCACGACGATGTGATCGATGGCGCGAATACGCGGCGCGGGCGGCCTTCGGCGAATGCGCGCTGGGGCAATCACATGAGCGTACTGGCGGGCGACTGGCTCTATATGCAGTCGTTCAAGATCGCGCTCGAAGAACGGAATTTCGATGTGCTCGATATTTTGATTCAGCTCACGCAGAACATGGTGGAAGGCGAACTGTTGCAACTCACGTGTCTGGATCGCATCGACCTGAGCGAACGAGAGGCGACGGATCTTTCTTATCGCAAGACGGCGTGCCTTTTCAGCGGATGCGCGGAGCTGGGAGCGGTGCTGGCGGGATGCGACGATTCGACGCGGCAGGCGCTGGCGGAATACGGGCGGAAGGCGGGATTGGCGTTTCAACTCGTGGATGATTTGCTGGATTTTACAGCGTCGCCGGAAAAGCTGGGCAAGCCGGTGCTGAGCGATTTGAAGGAAGGAAAGGTCACGCTGCCGCTGATTTTCGCGCTGCGAAATGGGACCTCCGGCAATGGCGCGGGACACAGCGGGCACCGCAGCGGCAGGGAATTAGTCGCAACCGTGCTGCGCGAAAAAGATTTTCAGAGCGTGAAGCCCGAGGAAATCACTTCGCTGGTGCGCAATTCCGGCGCGCTCGAGCATTCGCGACAACTGGCGGTCGAATACGCCAGCCGCGCGAAGGCTTGCCTGGATGTGTGCAAGGATTCCGATTACCGCCGTGCGCTGCTCTCCGTGCCAGACTTCATCCTCGAACGCGAAAGCTGA
- a CDS encoding TatD family hydrolase, with protein sequence MEIIDSHAHLEFPQFDADREEMLGRARAAGVTTILAIGSGTASDRLDAAIPFAEKYDWIYGTVGVHPHEAKLATEEWYAELARLAMHPRVIAWGEIGLDYYYDHSPRDVQQAVFRRQLQLAREAKLPIVIHCRDAWADCLKILEEDWRPSGLGGIFHCFTGTLARARQGIEMGFRISFACNITYPKMAPLREVAAQLPLEQILTETDSPFLPPKELRGKRNEPANVVEVARMLANVRNLAPEEVARTTSDNFLRFFGLTQPAAHSANRI encoded by the coding sequence TTGGAGATTATCGACTCGCACGCGCATTTGGAGTTTCCGCAGTTCGACGCCGACCGCGAGGAGATGCTGGGACGTGCGCGCGCGGCCGGCGTCACGACGATTCTGGCGATTGGGAGCGGGACGGCGTCGGACCGGCTGGATGCAGCGATTCCTTTTGCGGAGAAATACGACTGGATTTACGGCACGGTGGGAGTCCATCCGCACGAAGCGAAGCTGGCGACGGAAGAATGGTACGCGGAACTTGCGCGGCTGGCGATGCATCCGCGCGTGATCGCGTGGGGCGAGATCGGGCTCGATTATTATTACGATCATTCACCGAGAGATGTGCAGCAAGCCGTTTTCCGGCGGCAATTGCAGCTTGCTCGCGAGGCGAAGCTGCCGATTGTGATCCATTGCCGGGACGCGTGGGCGGACTGCCTGAAGATTTTGGAGGAGGACTGGCGACCGAGCGGGCTGGGAGGGATTTTTCACTGCTTCACGGGGACTTTGGCGAGAGCGCGGCAGGGAATCGAGATGGGATTTCGGATTTCGTTTGCCTGCAACATCACGTACCCGAAAATGGCGCCGCTGCGCGAAGTGGCAGCGCAGTTGCCGCTGGAGCAGATTTTGACGGAAACGGATTCGCCGTTTCTGCCGCCGAAGGAATTGCGGGGCAAGCGGAACGAGCCGGCGAACGTGGTTGAGGTAGCGCGGATGTTGGCGAATGTGAGAAACTTAGCGCCGGAAGAAGTGGCCCGGACGACGTCAGATAATTTCCTGCGGTTTTTCGGACTGACCCAACCGGCCGCGCATTCGGCAAATCGGATTTGA
- the metG gene encoding methionine--tRNA ligase has protein sequence MAKPKFYLTTPIYYVNARPHLGHTYTSVVADTIARYKRMCGYDVVCLTGTDEHGQKVERAAKEAGVTPQEFADRISAEYRALWRELDLPFDRFVRTTEPRHERAVQMLFRKAQDQGYVYKGGYEGQYCVFDEMYVDEPLPGNLCPECKRPTERVMEENYFFKLSAFQERLLELYEKQPDFVQPESRRNEVLAFVRGGLRDLSISRTSFKWGIPFAADEKHIFYVWYDALTSYMTGVGYADDEIEFEKYWPADVHLVGKEILRFHAVYWPAFLMAAGETLPKKIFAHGWWLFAEEKMSKSRGNMQYPQPIARVLGIDALRYFLLREMVFGQDGNFSRESLLTRYNADLANGLGNLASRTLTMIEQYFGGRVPRRPAKEENGRDAEVEKLKREVCEEALRYYETYDFSRALEAIWRLIGEIDKYLVEFQPWVLVKERAKWGRLEMVLYQAYDALRIVTVLAHPVLPHATQKIWEQLGNSTPISEQSLKALAEQKANGAGEARQAFQIGKAEAVFPRVDKKEAFERIEAMEEEIRNPAAASAAAGATAGGAALSGAAAGAAKIGIEDFAKVEMRVGVVKSAERVPGADKLLKLLVDIGEEVRQVVAGIAVAYTPESLIGKKVVVVANLAPRKLRGVESNGMIVAASTGPDGKPVLCTFTEDVPAGARLK, from the coding sequence ATGGCCAAACCGAAATTCTATTTGACCACGCCGATTTACTACGTGAACGCGCGGCCGCACCTCGGGCATACGTATACGAGCGTCGTGGCGGACACAATTGCGCGATACAAGCGCATGTGCGGATACGACGTGGTGTGCCTGACAGGTACGGATGAACATGGGCAGAAAGTGGAACGCGCTGCGAAGGAAGCAGGCGTGACGCCGCAGGAATTCGCCGACCGGATTTCGGCGGAATATCGCGCGCTGTGGCGGGAACTGGATTTGCCGTTTGACCGATTCGTGCGCACGACGGAGCCGCGGCACGAGCGCGCGGTGCAGATGCTGTTTCGCAAGGCGCAGGATCAGGGATACGTCTACAAAGGCGGATACGAGGGGCAATACTGCGTTTTCGACGAAATGTACGTGGATGAGCCGCTGCCGGGAAATCTTTGCCCGGAGTGCAAGCGGCCGACGGAGCGCGTGATGGAAGAGAATTATTTTTTCAAGCTTTCAGCGTTTCAGGAGCGATTGCTGGAACTTTACGAAAAGCAGCCAGATTTCGTGCAGCCGGAATCGCGGCGGAATGAAGTGCTGGCATTTGTCCGCGGAGGACTGCGCGACCTTTCGATCAGCCGGACGTCGTTCAAATGGGGCATTCCGTTTGCGGCGGATGAGAAGCACATTTTCTATGTTTGGTATGACGCGCTGACGAGCTACATGACGGGAGTGGGTTACGCGGACGACGAAATCGAATTCGAAAAATACTGGCCGGCGGATGTGCATCTGGTCGGCAAGGAAATTCTGCGATTTCATGCGGTTTACTGGCCGGCCTTCCTGATGGCGGCGGGAGAAACGCTGCCGAAGAAGATTTTTGCGCACGGATGGTGGCTTTTCGCGGAAGAAAAGATGAGCAAGTCGCGCGGGAATATGCAGTATCCGCAGCCGATCGCGCGTGTGCTGGGGATTGACGCGCTGCGTTATTTTCTGCTCCGCGAAATGGTGTTTGGGCAGGACGGAAATTTTAGCCGCGAGTCGCTGCTGACGCGCTACAACGCGGATCTGGCGAACGGGCTGGGGAATCTGGCCAGCCGGACGCTGACGATGATCGAGCAATACTTTGGCGGACGCGTGCCGCGGCGTCCGGCAAAAGAAGAAAATGGGCGCGATGCGGAAGTGGAGAAATTGAAGCGGGAAGTTTGCGAAGAAGCGCTGCGGTATTACGAGACTTACGATTTTTCGCGGGCGCTCGAAGCGATCTGGCGGCTGATTGGGGAGATCGACAAGTATCTGGTGGAATTTCAGCCGTGGGTGCTGGTGAAGGAAAGGGCGAAGTGGGGACGGCTGGAGATGGTGCTTTATCAGGCGTACGATGCGCTGCGAATCGTGACGGTGCTGGCACATCCGGTGCTGCCGCACGCGACACAGAAAATCTGGGAGCAACTGGGAAACAGCACACCGATCAGCGAGCAGTCTTTGAAAGCGCTGGCGGAACAGAAAGCGAATGGGGCAGGAGAGGCACGACAAGCGTTTCAGATTGGAAAAGCGGAAGCAGTGTTTCCGCGCGTGGACAAAAAGGAAGCGTTTGAAAGGATCGAAGCGATGGAAGAAGAAATTCGAAATCCGGCGGCGGCGAGCGCGGCGGCTGGGGCAACGGCAGGCGGCGCGGCTCTGAGCGGAGCTGCGGCAGGCGCGGCAAAGATCGGAATCGAGGACTTTGCGAAAGTCGAGATGCGCGTGGGAGTGGTGAAATCGGCGGAGCGCGTGCCCGGCGCGGACAAGCTGCTAAAGCTGCTGGTGGATATTGGCGAAGAGGTGCGGCAGGTGGTGGCGGGAATTGCCGTGGCGTATACGCCGGAAAGTTTAATCGGAAAGAAAGTTGTGGTGGTGGCGAATCTGGCGCCGCGAAAGTTGCGCGGTGTGGAATCGAACGGGATGATCGTGGCGGCGTCGACGGGGCCGGATGGCAAGCCGGTTCTGTGTACGTTTACCGAAGATGTGCCGGCGGGCGCGCGGTTGAAGTAA
- the larC gene encoding nickel pincer cofactor biosynthesis protein LarC: MKYAYFDCFSGISGDMVLGALVDAGVELRALEAELRKLRFTGWTISAERVKRKAIAATKVHVEAGASHHHRHLSDILKMIDEAGLAPRAAERAGNIFQRLGKAEAKVHNISVEKVHFHEVGAVDSIIDIVGAAIGFDLLGIEGFACSAMDVGGGRVQTEHGVLPVPAPATAELLRGVPTFSSGVQKELVTPTGAAIATTLATSYGKIPAMQLNAVGYGAGSADLAEQANVLRILIGESAEKKTGVYGDAAVAVIEANVDDMSPQIYGYFAEQALAAGALDVFSSPVQMKKNRPGQLITLLCEPANRDRLMDLIFRETTTIGVRTHEVFRRTLERQSVPVETPLGTVRVKIARLNGTVLNAAPEYEDCQRIAAEKGLPLKQVLSTVNFHFQKINEMKNS, encoded by the coding sequence ATGAAATACGCATACTTCGATTGTTTTTCGGGGATCAGCGGCGACATGGTGCTGGGAGCGCTGGTTGACGCGGGCGTGGAGTTGCGAGCGCTCGAAGCGGAGCTGCGAAAACTGCGGTTCACGGGCTGGACGATTTCGGCTGAGCGCGTGAAACGGAAGGCGATTGCGGCGACGAAAGTGCATGTCGAAGCGGGAGCGAGTCATCATCACCGGCATTTGTCGGATATTTTGAAGATGATTGACGAGGCAGGCCTTGCGCCGCGCGCTGCGGAACGAGCGGGGAATATTTTTCAGCGGCTGGGTAAAGCGGAAGCGAAGGTTCACAATATTTCGGTCGAAAAGGTGCATTTTCACGAAGTCGGTGCGGTGGATTCGATTATCGACATTGTGGGAGCGGCGATTGGATTCGATTTGCTGGGGATCGAAGGATTTGCGTGCTCAGCGATGGATGTGGGCGGCGGGCGGGTGCAAACGGAGCACGGCGTACTGCCCGTGCCCGCTCCTGCGACGGCGGAATTGCTGCGCGGCGTGCCGACATTTTCGAGCGGCGTGCAAAAGGAACTGGTGACGCCGACAGGCGCGGCGATTGCAACGACGCTGGCGACGAGCTATGGGAAAATTCCGGCAATGCAGTTGAATGCGGTCGGATACGGAGCGGGTTCGGCGGATTTGGCCGAGCAGGCGAACGTGCTGCGGATTCTGATTGGCGAATCAGCGGAGAAAAAGACGGGAGTCTACGGAGACGCGGCCGTGGCGGTGATTGAGGCGAATGTGGACGACATGAGCCCGCAGATTTACGGGTACTTCGCGGAGCAGGCGCTGGCGGCGGGCGCGCTGGATGTGTTTTCGAGTCCGGTGCAGATGAAGAAGAACCGGCCGGGACAGCTCATCACGCTGCTGTGCGAGCCAGCGAACCGCGACCGGCTGATGGATTTGATTTTTCGCGAGACGACGACGATTGGCGTGCGCACGCATGAAGTTTTCCGGCGGACGCTCGAACGGCAAAGCGTTCCAGTGGAGACGCCGCTCGGGACTGTGCGGGTGAAGATTGCACGGCTGAACGGGACGGTGCTGAATGCGGCGCCGGAGTACGAAGATTGCCAGCGCATCGCGGCGGAGAAAGGCTTGCCGCTCAAGCAAGTGCTTTCGACGGTGAATTTCCATTTTCAAAAAATCAACGAGATGAAAAACAGCTGA
- a CDS encoding arginine--tRNA ligase, whose amino-acid sequence MYQPIEINFRNALAAFIRENYAVEVNVVTERPPRLEMGEIASPVCFELAKRLKRAPRQIAQEIAQAMNSLAAVGVIRGVARCAVAGGGYVNAFLDRAAFFRAACRLAGHENIEAGADAPKAIVEHTAINPNKAAHIGHLRNAAIGDTFVRLLRHAGHRVEVQNYIDNTGVQVADVVLGFIHLEKKSLDEVRAIAAQSRFDYYCWDLYARVTQFLAEDKTRLALRGQVMKEIEEGHGPVAEMADFVSTTILHAHLATMDRLGIDYDLLSRESEILGMKFWDAAFQMLKERGAIRLATSGKQAGCWIMPLGDTPESESETAEEGVAEAKIIVRSNGTVTYVGKDIAYHLWKFGLLDRDFHYARFHKHPDGHVAWVTTMGDAEKGAPAFGKGHEVYNVIDSRQKYPQQVVREGLRALGFTDQADHLVHIAYDVVGFTPRCAAELGYTITEEDAKRPYIEMSGRRGQGVKADDLLDEMKKHALAEVDARHRDFSEVERDTTAGAIAIGALRYFLLKYTRTAIIAFDFKDALSFEGETGPYVQYAVVRVNGILRKGMEQNPGYDVEGAGIRRDLEAGEIDLAPLLQAPNDDIWEIVLLAGSLGARIEAAIAAQEPAFVAKYAFELAQAFNVFYHKHHILSESDRVKRVFLLRVALLVKDQLVAALALLGVSAPEKM is encoded by the coding sequence GTGTATCAGCCAATTGAAATAAATTTCCGTAATGCGCTCGCCGCATTCATCCGCGAGAACTACGCCGTCGAAGTAAATGTCGTCACCGAGCGCCCGCCCCGCCTCGAAATGGGCGAAATCGCCTCCCCCGTCTGCTTCGAGCTGGCCAAGCGTCTCAAGCGCGCCCCCCGTCAGATCGCGCAAGAAATCGCTCAGGCGATGAATTCACTCGCCGCCGTGGGTGTAATCCGAGGCGTCGCACGATGCGCCGTCGCCGGTGGCGGCTATGTGAACGCGTTTCTCGACCGCGCTGCATTTTTCCGCGCCGCCTGCCGGCTCGCTGGCCATGAAAATATCGAAGCGGGCGCGGACGCTCCGAAAGCAATCGTCGAGCATACCGCCATCAATCCGAATAAGGCGGCGCACATCGGCCATCTCCGCAATGCCGCCATTGGCGACACGTTCGTGCGTCTGTTGCGCCATGCCGGCCACCGCGTCGAAGTACAAAACTACATTGACAACACTGGCGTGCAAGTCGCCGATGTCGTTCTCGGATTCATTCATCTCGAAAAAAAATCTCTCGACGAAGTACGCGCCATCGCCGCCCAGTCGCGCTTCGATTATTACTGCTGGGATTTATACGCGCGCGTGACGCAGTTCCTCGCGGAAGATAAAACGCGCCTCGCCCTGCGCGGCCAAGTGATGAAGGAAATCGAGGAAGGCCACGGCCCCGTCGCGGAAATGGCCGATTTTGTCTCCACGACGATTCTGCACGCCCATCTCGCCACCATGGATCGCCTGGGAATCGACTACGATTTGCTGTCGCGCGAGAGCGAAATCCTCGGCATGAAATTCTGGGACGCCGCGTTTCAGATGCTCAAGGAACGCGGCGCGATCCGTCTTGCCACAAGCGGCAAGCAGGCCGGATGCTGGATTATGCCGCTCGGCGACACGCCCGAGAGCGAAAGCGAAACGGCAGAAGAAGGCGTGGCCGAAGCGAAAATCATCGTGCGTTCAAATGGCACAGTCACTTACGTTGGCAAGGACATTGCTTATCATCTCTGGAAATTCGGCCTGCTCGATCGCGATTTTCACTACGCGCGCTTCCACAAGCATCCCGATGGCCACGTCGCCTGGGTCACGACAATGGGCGACGCGGAAAAAGGCGCGCCTGCCTTTGGAAAAGGTCACGAAGTCTACAACGTCATCGATTCCCGCCAGAAATATCCGCAGCAAGTCGTGCGCGAGGGTTTGCGCGCGCTCGGCTTCACGGATCAGGCCGATCATCTCGTGCATATTGCGTACGACGTTGTCGGCTTCACACCGCGCTGCGCCGCCGAACTCGGCTACACCATCACCGAAGAAGACGCCAAGCGCCCTTATATCGAGATGAGCGGACGTCGCGGACAGGGCGTGAAAGCCGATGATTTGCTCGACGAGATGAAAAAACACGCCCTCGCCGAAGTCGACGCGCGCCACCGCGATTTTTCCGAAGTCGAACGCGACACCACAGCCGGCGCTATCGCAATCGGCGCGCTGCGTTATTTCCTGCTGAAATATACACGCACGGCCATCATCGCTTTCGATTTCAAGGACGCGCTCAGCTTCGAAGGCGAGACTGGCCCGTATGTCCAATACGCTGTCGTTCGCGTGAATGGAATTTTGCGAAAAGGTATGGAGCAAAATCCGGGCTACGATGTGGAAGGGGCGGGTATCCGCCGGGATTTGGAAGCTGGAGAAATTGATCTGGCGCCGCTTTTGCAAGCGCCCAATGACGACATTTGGGAAATCGTCCTGCTTGCCGGCTCATTGGGTGCACGCATCGAAGCCGCTATCGCCGCGCAGGAGCCTGCATTTGTCGCGAAGTATGCCTTCGAACTCGCGCAGGCTTTCAACGTTTTCTACCACAAGCACCACATACTTTCGGAATCCGATCGCGTGAAAAGAGTCTTTCTCCTCCGCGTCGCACTGCTCGTCAAAGATCAGCTCGTCGCCGCGCTCGCCCTCCTCGGCGTCTCCGCCCCGGAGAAAATGTAG